In Sebaldella termitidis ATCC 33386, one DNA window encodes the following:
- a CDS encoding DUF4026 domain-containing protein — MEDEYKAVLEKKILEESFIGVVPKAGSDPELGDLKEKLEKSALFSVKDLKENIEDNEINTLIAKIDYMDNEYEVEIRVLEMTDLLKRSVESYNSLSGGYFSGYMEKINQSSSMIMTKMFYDNIPIEAYHLQLKVLYTLSSDNYLVVDMSAYKLLEGEQLEMIASTNIPPSPGIMYSTHYVPENGVAWLHTHGVRRFGSVEFEFLNIKNELAEKCNNILNTVVVNAIVNGPKDEEEVMKIGYSDNVELEFAWIRWEHAVDVLAQKGLFGKKKSFIGDLKDRTLENGELDEHTRPSGVLLASIKGELKNPNEYKNNFGDNMMLYYSTDETIRMSLFAKENFYYFENIFENQKNSNGWSFLVKIGCRYEEDSEERFEHMWFDIKEITENTVKGALINTPYFINDMKNGEEYELSREDMSDWIIYTPSMTINANNVYMYNKLYNNAGSERNS, encoded by the coding sequence GTGGAAGACGAATATAAAGCAGTGCTGGAAAAAAAGATTCTTGAGGAATCATTTATAGGGGTTGTACCTAAAGCAGGCAGTGATCCTGAACTGGGGGATTTAAAGGAAAAGCTTGAAAAAAGTGCTCTTTTTTCAGTTAAGGATTTAAAAGAAAATATTGAGGACAATGAAATCAATACTCTTATTGCAAAAATAGATTACATGGATAATGAATATGAAGTGGAAATAAGAGTTTTGGAAATGACAGATCTTCTGAAAAGAAGTGTCGAAAGCTATAACAGCCTTTCAGGCGGTTATTTTTCGGGATATATGGAAAAAATAAATCAGAGCAGCAGTATGATAATGACAAAAATGTTCTATGATAATATACCGATAGAAGCATACCATCTTCAGCTGAAGGTGTTATATACACTAAGCAGTGATAATTATCTTGTGGTAGATATGTCGGCTTATAAGCTTCTTGAGGGAGAGCAGCTGGAAATGATAGCTTCTACGAATATACCGCCTTCGCCGGGGATAATGTATTCTACACATTACGTCCCTGAAAATGGTGTGGCATGGCTGCATACTCACGGAGTAAGAAGATTTGGAAGTGTGGAATTTGAATTTTTAAATATAAAAAATGAGCTTGCCGAAAAATGCAATAATATATTAAATACGGTGGTAGTCAATGCAATAGTAAACGGTCCTAAAGACGAAGAGGAAGTAATGAAAATAGGTTATTCAGATAATGTAGAGCTGGAATTTGCCTGGATAAGATGGGAGCATGCAGTGGATGTACTTGCTCAAAAAGGATTGTTTGGAAAGAAAAAGTCCTTTATAGGAGATTTGAAAGACAGAACTCTGGAAAACGGGGAATTGGACGAGCATACAAGACCAAGCGGAGTTCTACTTGCCAGTATAAAAGGGGAGCTTAAGAACCCCAATGAATATAAAAATAATTTCGGGGATAACATGATGCTTTATTACTCTACTGACGAAACTATAAGAATGTCATTGTTTGCAAAAGAAAATTTTTATTATTTTGAAAATATATTTGAAAATCAGAAAAACAGTAATGGCTGGTCTTTTCTTGTTAAAATAGGATGCAGATATGAAGAGGATTCTGAGGAGAGATTCGAGCATATGTGGTTCGATATTAAAGAAATAACTGAAAATACAGTAAAAGGTGCACTTATAAATACACCGTATTTTATAAATGATATGAAAAACGGAGAAGAGTATGAGCTTAGCAGGGAAGATATGAGTGACTGGATTATTTATACCCCGAGTATGACAATAAATGCAAATAATGTTTATATGTATAATAAATTATATAATAATGCGGGAAGTGAGAGAAATTCCTGA
- a CDS encoding 3-oxoacyl-ACP synthase, with protein MRILGQGYYIPERIVMSEEVDFLAGVKRGTVLKKTGIRKRHYADFRDKETASKMGKYAAEKALISAGIKKEDIDLIIGANATKEILLPCSASLIQRQLGLENSKTACFDVGSTCLSFFTALEIADMYLKAGKYKNILIVSSEVASMGINYGHIESAGLFGDGAAAIIAGNGGSSPVSKFQTFSEGFYYTHIQGGGTRYPVKDYNENNKTDYLFHMEGSKAFKLIKQKIDKFFQEFLLENNVNMSEIDRVVAHQASITGLKLIGRQLNIEDRKLINIVAEYGNMIAASIPFTFAYGVEKGLIKRNDKILIAGTSAGMSIGMMLLEY; from the coding sequence ATGAGGATCTTAGGGCAGGGATATTATATTCCTGAGAGAATAGTGATGTCCGAAGAGGTTGATTTTTTAGCAGGAGTAAAAAGAGGGACAGTTTTGAAAAAAACTGGAATAAGAAAAAGGCACTATGCTGATTTCAGAGATAAGGAAACTGCCTCAAAAATGGGGAAATATGCAGCTGAAAAAGCTTTGATAAGTGCAGGAATAAAAAAAGAGGATATAGATTTGATAATAGGTGCTAATGCCACGAAGGAAATACTTCTCCCGTGTTCTGCTTCGCTGATACAGAGACAGCTTGGTCTTGAGAATAGTAAAACAGCCTGTTTTGATGTAGGCTCTACTTGTCTGAGCTTTTTTACGGCACTGGAAATAGCAGATATGTATCTGAAAGCAGGAAAGTATAAAAATATACTTATAGTTTCAAGTGAGGTAGCATCAATGGGAATAAATTACGGGCATATAGAGAGTGCGGGGCTCTTCGGAGACGGAGCAGCGGCAATTATAGCGGGAAACGGCGGAAGCTCTCCTGTATCAAAGTTTCAGACGTTTTCTGAAGGGTTTTATTATACTCATATTCAGGGCGGAGGAACAAGATACCCTGTAAAGGACTATAATGAAAATAATAAGACCGATTATTTGTTTCATATGGAAGGAAGCAAGGCCTTTAAGCTGATAAAACAGAAAATAGATAAGTTTTTTCAGGAATTTTTATTGGAAAATAATGTCAATATGTCAGAGATAGACAGAGTGGTAGCGCATCAGGCCAGTATAACAGGATTGAAATTAATAGGAAGACAGCTTAATATAGAAGACAGAAAATTGATAAATATAGTAGCGGAATACGGAAATATGATAGCAGCATCCATACCTTTCACATTTGCTTACGGTGTGGAGAAGGGACTTATAAAAAGAAACGATAAAATTCTCATAGCCGGGACATCTGCGGGAATGTCCATAGGAATGATGCTTTTGGAATATTAA
- a CDS encoding MBL fold metallo-hydrolase, translating to MKLTAFNNGYCTADKKYINKKSESRIIKFPATFFYLEISGIKILIDTGYSVSLFRNAGIAARLYSFVTRVKCDKDADEVLMENNINPDEIQYIIISHFHPDHYGSLKKFPEAVIICSREAAELLYSGKMSRIRNLVFERLIFKDMEKRIIKMEDFPEIKISENDFFNILNLNEIYGFYLEGHAKGQIGLYLKSLNKLMIFDAVWSKENLYGAEPRKILKKIAFADEKKYESTVKKIKEILYDLENTAHADIEPVITHDEKFLRSPYEF from the coding sequence ATGAAGCTCACAGCATTTAATAACGGGTATTGTACAGCGGATAAAAAATATATCAACAAAAAATCCGAAAGCAGAATAATAAAATTTCCGGCAACATTTTTTTATCTGGAAATTTCCGGAATAAAAATACTTATAGATACAGGTTATTCTGTAAGTCTTTTTAGGAATGCAGGGATTGCTGCCAGACTTTATTCTTTTGTAACAAGGGTAAAATGTGATAAAGATGCCGACGAGGTTCTGATGGAAAATAATATTAATCCTGATGAGATACAGTATATAATAATCAGCCACTTTCATCCCGATCATTACGGCTCGCTGAAAAAATTTCCGGAAGCTGTGATTATATGCAGCAGGGAAGCAGCGGAGCTTTTATATTCGGGCAAAATGTCAAGGATAAGAAATCTGGTGTTTGAGAGACTTATTTTCAAAGATATGGAAAAAAGAATTATAAAAATGGAAGACTTTCCAGAAATAAAAATATCTGAAAATGATTTTTTTAATATATTAAACTTAAATGAGATATATGGCTTTTATCTGGAGGGACATGCCAAAGGGCAGATTGGACTGTACTTGAAGAGTCTGAATAAATTAATGATTTTTGATGCAGTATGGTCAAAGGAGAATCTGTACGGGGCAGAGCCGAGAAAAATACTGAAAAAAATAGCTTTTGCAGATGAAAAAAAGTATGAGAGTACCGTAAAAAAAATAAAGGAAATTTTGTATGATCTGGAAAATACAGCTCATGCAGATATAGAGCCTGTAATTACACATGATGAAAAGTTTTTAAGGAGTCCTTATGAGTTTTAA
- a CDS encoding F390 synthetase-related protein: MSFKLIIFYYYLKYKFFMKSSNKEKLLSFQRRKIKKHLDYITKKSGYYSEYRGKELKDFPVIDKKIMMENFDTVNTVGLSKNHALEIAMNSEKTRNFKEKYNNITVGLSSGTSGNRGLFIISDFERAKWTGIILAKLLPDFILKKQKIALFLRADSELYNSVNSRVLKFRFFDMINDYKNNLKELDRFKPDILIAPASMLKILADNIENIDIKPNRVFSCAEVLTEENREYINRKFNKKIGEIYQATEGFLGYSYDSGQGLKINEDVLYIEKEYINNEKTRFIPVITDFERKSQPVIRYRLNDIWIESRRSDGDFMILDKIEGREDDIFILKSRDGKDIKIFPDFLRRALMFSGGDIQEYNIIQKTFTDIEVSFIPRNYKDYDMIKEKIKENLYDLFSSFDTDIQRINLTFSAYEKKNRLAKKRDIKREF; the protein is encoded by the coding sequence ATGAGTTTTAAGCTTATTATTTTTTATTATTATCTGAAATATAAATTTTTTATGAAGAGCAGTAATAAAGAAAAACTTCTGTCGTTTCAAAGAAGAAAAATAAAAAAACATTTGGATTATATTACAAAAAAATCTGGATATTATTCAGAATACAGAGGAAAAGAGCTGAAAGATTTTCCGGTTATTGATAAAAAAATTATGATGGAAAATTTTGATACTGTAAATACAGTAGGACTCAGCAAAAATCATGCTCTGGAAATCGCAATGAATTCTGAGAAAACCAGAAATTTTAAAGAAAAGTATAATAATATAACAGTAGGCTTATCTTCGGGAACTTCAGGAAACCGGGGATTATTCATAATATCGGATTTTGAGAGGGCAAAATGGACCGGAATTATCCTTGCAAAATTACTTCCGGATTTTATTTTAAAAAAACAGAAAATAGCACTTTTTTTGAGGGCAGACAGTGAACTATATAATTCTGTTAATTCCAGAGTATTGAAATTCCGTTTTTTTGATATGATAAATGATTATAAAAATAATCTGAAGGAGCTGGACAGGTTCAAACCGGATATATTAATAGCACCGGCTTCCATGCTGAAAATACTGGCGGATAATATAGAAAATATAGATATAAAGCCAAATCGTGTATTTTCCTGTGCGGAAGTACTTACAGAGGAAAACAGGGAATACATAAACCGGAAATTTAATAAGAAAATAGGAGAGATCTATCAGGCAACAGAAGGGTTTTTAGGATATTCTTATGATTCCGGGCAGGGTTTGAAAATAAATGAAGATGTTTTATATATCGAAAAGGAATATATTAATAATGAAAAAACCAGATTTATACCTGTAATAACGGACTTTGAGAGAAAATCGCAGCCGGTAATACGTTACAGGCTAAATGATATCTGGATAGAAAGCCGGAGATCTGACGGGGATTTTATGATCCTTGATAAAATAGAAGGCAGAGAGGATGATATTTTTATCTTGAAATCCAGAGATGGTAAAGATATAAAAATTTTTCCGGACTTTTTAAGAAGGGCACTGATGTTTAGCGGCGGGGATATTCAGGAATATAATATTATTCAAAAAACATTTACGGATATTGAAGTATCATTTATTCCCCGGAATTACAAGGATTATGATATGATAAAAGAAAAAATAAAAGAGAATTTATATGATTTATTTAGCAGCTTTGATACAGATATACAGAGGATAAATTTAACTTTTTCAGCTTATGAGAAAAAAAACAGGCTTGCTAAAAAACGGGATATAAAAAGGGAATTTTAA
- a CDS encoding M28 family peptidase yields MKKILILFFTVSLMMISAPRESTDSRENIINHLDINYSYNIAESLTKFKTNEKLGFRTAGSSAEHAAGDMLYEEFKKLGLKNVRKDEFTVDAWEFKNAELTYTDKKNKKQRLTLNSYAANFATNGTEVYDLVYLNKGTRDDYENADVKGKIVMVDINQREDWWINYPAMQAKLKGAKAVIAVNNGGYAEISDDALNVQDMCGPDDTPALGMSKADGDKLKALMNKNRTVKIELNVDSQVKRDQKAYNIVGEIPGKDPDSLIILSSHYDGYFEAFQDNATAVALTMGIAKSIIDSGYQPEKTIIVIAHAAEEWGTVDTRYDWSVGAYNQVFKVRPDWAAKSFAMLNFEQPGSEHVKTQEIRTVYEYKTFIESIADRIKPSVSGVYEGGIKVTTPPRTWADDFSYSIAGIPTIRNDYVGAQFMKSTYHTNYDTKATYNEKAFTYNHQLYAQIVYELDQKAVMPMDFTTRFNEFKATLDMDLLAKTGNEGKKLLTDIEEVIKTSENLNRLLADINNKHEQAIKSNNTAEIKKYETKADTVNKQLLALYKYCQDSFIKLTWEDDSIFPHEHAQNNINALNEAVALLEKGDIDTAVNDHLSLIDNNWYALSFDKETYEYFTNQVLKQDKERLNWGAGRIMGHEDLYDIIFSLQQKQKSGEKNVKNEIEALKKILASQEALMKNTVITENKQLLEVKKYLNKIK; encoded by the coding sequence ATGAAAAAAATTTTGATTTTATTTTTTACAGTGTCGTTAATGATGATTTCGGCACCCAGAGAAAGCACAGACAGCAGGGAAAATATCATAAATCATCTTGATATTAATTATTCTTATAATATTGCCGAATCCCTGACGAAGTTTAAGACTAACGAAAAACTGGGATTTCGTACTGCCGGTTCCAGTGCTGAACATGCAGCCGGAGATATGCTTTATGAAGAGTTCAAAAAGCTCGGGCTTAAAAATGTCAGAAAAGATGAATTTACTGTAGATGCATGGGAATTTAAAAATGCAGAGCTTACGTATACCGATAAAAAAAATAAAAAGCAAAGGCTTACTTTAAACAGTTATGCTGCCAATTTTGCGACAAATGGTACAGAAGTGTATGATCTGGTTTATCTGAACAAGGGTACCAGAGATGATTATGAAAATGCGGATGTCAAGGGAAAGATAGTTATGGTTGATATTAATCAGCGTGAGGACTGGTGGATTAATTATCCTGCCATGCAGGCAAAGCTAAAAGGAGCAAAGGCTGTAATAGCCGTAAATAACGGAGGATATGCAGAAATCAGCGATGATGCCCTGAATGTACAGGACATGTGCGGTCCTGATGATACACCTGCCTTGGGAATGTCAAAAGCAGACGGTGATAAGCTGAAAGCTCTTATGAATAAAAATAGAACTGTAAAAATAGAACTAAATGTGGATTCTCAGGTTAAAAGAGATCAAAAGGCCTATAATATTGTTGGTGAAATCCCCGGAAAGGATCCTGATTCACTTATAATATTAAGTTCACATTATGACGGATATTTTGAGGCATTTCAGGATAATGCTACAGCAGTTGCCCTTACTATGGGAATAGCCAAAAGTATAATTGACAGCGGGTATCAGCCTGAAAAAACAATTATCGTTATTGCACATGCTGCCGAAGAATGGGGAACAGTAGATACAAGATATGACTGGTCTGTAGGTGCGTATAATCAGGTGTTTAAAGTAAGACCGGACTGGGCAGCCAAAAGTTTTGCCATGCTGAATTTTGAACAGCCGGGATCTGAACATGTAAAAACACAGGAAATAAGAACTGTTTATGAATATAAAACATTCATTGAAAGTATTGCTGACAGAATTAAACCGTCTGTCTCAGGTGTATATGAGGGAGGAATCAAGGTTACCACACCTCCGAGAACATGGGCGGATGATTTTTCATATTCTATAGCCGGGATTCCTACTATAAGAAATGATTATGTAGGAGCACAGTTTATGAAATCGACATATCATACAAATTATGATACTAAAGCAACTTATAATGAAAAAGCCTTTACTTATAATCACCAGCTTTATGCACAGATTGTTTACGAGCTTGATCAAAAAGCAGTTATGCCGATGGATTTTACTACACGTTTCAATGAATTCAAAGCTACGCTGGATATGGATTTACTGGCTAAAACCGGAAATGAAGGAAAAAAACTTCTGACAGACATTGAAGAAGTAATAAAAACTTCTGAAAATCTGAACAGACTGCTTGCAGATATAAATAATAAGCATGAGCAGGCTATAAAAAGTAATAATACTGCCGAAATTAAGAAATATGAAACAAAAGCAGATACTGTGAACAAACAGCTCCTTGCTCTTTATAAATATTGTCAGGATTCATTTATAAAGCTTACATGGGAAGATGATTCCATATTCCCGCATGAACATGCACAAAATAATATAAATGCCCTAAATGAAGCTGTAGCTTTACTTGAAAAGGGAGATATAGATACTGCAGTTAATGATCACCTTTCTTTAATTGATAATAACTGGTATGCACTGAGTTTTGACAAAGAAACTTATGAATATTTTACGAATCAGGTTTTAAAACAAGATAAGGAACGTCTGAACTGGGGTGCAGGAAGAATTATGGGACATGAGGATCTTTATGATATTATTTTCTCTTTGCAGCAAAAACAAAAATCAGGAGAAAAAAATGTTAAGAATGAAATAGAAGCTTTGAAAAAGATTCTTGCTTCTCAGGAAGCACTTATGAAAAATACTGTTATTACAGAAAATAAACAGCTTCTTGAAGTAAAAAAATATCTAAATAAAATAAAGTAA
- a CDS encoding NAD-dependent epimerase/dehydratase family protein, giving the protein MKKVLVTGATGFLGSYILKELKGKYDIISVGRNKEKLMEIKKDDSKIECISADLAELKEVLDFPEADIVVHSAALSTIWGSKKEFIKNNVTATENIIKYCRTKKARRLVYVSTPSVYTGKKDRLNVRENEFDSGNKLNYYIETKIAAEKKVLEAESDGLDVVIIRPKGLIGIGDTSILPRIIEANNKIGIPVFKGKEDILADMTSVENTAYAILLCMEKEGVSGEIFNITNGEPTNQKKLLKYVSESLGTEFRYKKLSFGRIYMIASILEGIYKFFRVSKEPLLTRYTVCTLAFSQTLNIEKAEKLLGYKPRISLRDEIKRFGKFYKEKDHIK; this is encoded by the coding sequence ATGAAAAAAGTTCTGGTGACAGGAGCCACAGGATTTCTTGGTTCTTATATTCTGAAAGAATTAAAGGGGAAGTATGATATAATTTCTGTGGGAAGAAATAAAGAAAAGCTTATGGAAATAAAAAAAGACGATAGTAAAATAGAGTGTATAAGTGCAGATTTGGCAGAATTGAAGGAAGTTCTGGATTTTCCCGAAGCTGATATTGTCGTACATTCTGCTGCGTTGTCTACAATATGGGGTTCAAAAAAAGAATTTATAAAAAATAATGTAACAGCAACAGAAAATATTATAAAATACTGCAGGACAAAAAAAGCCCGGAGGCTGGTGTATGTTTCTACTCCCAGTGTTTATACCGGAAAAAAAGACAGGCTTAATGTAAGGGAAAATGAATTTGACAGTGGCAATAAGCTGAATTACTACATAGAAACAAAGATTGCAGCGGAAAAAAAAGTACTGGAAGCAGAGAGCGACGGTTTGGATGTAGTTATAATAAGACCAAAGGGCCTGATAGGAATCGGTGATACAAGTATACTGCCAAGAATTATCGAAGCAAATAATAAAATAGGAATTCCTGTTTTCAAAGGGAAGGAAGATATTCTTGCAGATATGACAAGCGTGGAAAATACTGCATATGCAATATTATTGTGTATGGAGAAAGAAGGGGTTTCCGGAGAAATATTTAATATAACAAACGGAGAGCCGACAAACCAGAAAAAACTTCTGAAATACGTATCGGAAAGTCTCGGGACAGAATTTCGATATAAAAAGCTTTCATTTGGAAGAATTTACATGATTGCTTCAATACTGGAAGGTATATATAAATTTTTCAGGGTAAGCAAGGAGCCGCTGCTGACAAGATATACAGTGTGTACTTTGGCATTCAGTCAGACACTTAACATTGAAAAGGCTGAAAAGCTTCTGGGATATAAACCGAGAATAAGTCTTAGAGATGAAATAAAAAGATTCGGAAAATTTTACAAAGAAAAAGATCATATAAAATAG
- a CDS encoding glycosyltransferase family 21 protein, which translates to MIYFIFILLMIYAVILLLRFIFTFTYYKREKERNIKEENRLSLKEVTIFQPVLSGDSYLKEKLSIIYNTAKEAELIWAVDEDDNEAEKIINEITGNNPKKNLRVIKCSRAPFYENPKVYKIIQTEKLWRKYVVILDDDTAVNTEELENIDKKLLETSIITGIPYYLKAGNIWGDMVRAYVNSNSVYNYFTSAFFSGNRTINGMFYIFKSEKVISLKLYQKIRQKLCDDYEFAKIAAENGIKVYQSVIPCKLNTEIKDLRTFLKLMRRWHVFANHYIKENLDMGIFIFSIIPFISGSLFFICSLIYSYKIFLIYIGISILNFFAGKILRKRIFCENDRIKDMVLEIISGIVQILYWILALIRPSKIIWRGKSVKIKDGIIEVSFDGKEDKG; encoded by the coding sequence ATGATATATTTTATTTTTATCCTTTTGATGATATATGCAGTAATTTTATTGCTGAGGTTTATTTTTACCTTTACTTATTATAAAAGAGAAAAAGAGAGAAATATAAAAGAAGAAAACAGATTATCACTGAAAGAAGTTACAATTTTTCAGCCGGTATTATCAGGAGACAGTTATCTGAAAGAAAAACTTTCCATTATTTATAATACCGCAAAAGAAGCAGAATTAATATGGGCTGTAGATGAAGATGACAACGAAGCTGAAAAAATAATAAATGAAATTACAGGAAATAATCCTAAAAAGAATCTTCGCGTGATAAAATGCAGCAGGGCGCCTTTTTATGAAAATCCCAAGGTATACAAAATTATACAGACTGAAAAATTATGGAGAAAATATGTTGTTATTCTTGATGATGATACTGCTGTAAATACAGAAGAACTGGAGAATATTGATAAAAAACTGCTGGAAACCAGTATAATAACAGGAATTCCTTATTATCTAAAAGCGGGAAATATATGGGGAGATATGGTAAGAGCATATGTAAACAGCAATTCTGTATATAATTATTTTACTTCTGCGTTTTTCAGTGGAAATAGAACGATAAACGGGATGTTTTATATATTTAAATCTGAAAAAGTAATTTCACTGAAGCTTTATCAAAAAATAAGGCAGAAACTCTGTGACGATTATGAATTTGCCAAAATTGCAGCAGAGAACGGAATAAAAGTATATCAGTCAGTTATTCCGTGTAAATTAAATACTGAAATAAAGGATTTGAGGACATTTTTAAAGCTTATGAGACGCTGGCACGTGTTTGCAAATCATTATATAAAAGAAAATCTGGATATGGGCATTTTTATTTTCTCAATAATTCCATTTATTTCGGGAAGTTTATTTTTTATATGTTCATTGATTTACAGTTATAAGATATTTTTGATATATATCGGAATAAGCATATTGAATTTTTTTGCAGGGAAAATACTGAGAAAAAGAATTTTCTGTGAAAATGACAGAATAAAGGATATGGTTTTGGAAATAATTTCCGGAATAGTTCAAATACTTTACTGGATTCTGGCTTTGATAAGGCCAAGTAAAATTATCTGGAGAGGGAAGTCCGTGAAGATAAAAGACGGAATAATTGAGGTGAGTTTTGATGGAAAAGAGGATAAGGGTTGA
- a CDS encoding nucleotide disphospho-sugar-binding domain-containing protein, with protein sequence MEKRIRVDFLAPPFEGHLNPLIEMAEKLKDKYDIRFITGKDKNEIIINSGFQVENILTEENEVFERLSNTEKQVKTNFFELKKQFFENLRLIPKVTDELKELMRKNKTDIIVADFIVVSSVFCSKELGIPFITTMPTSFAPENKDGTPAYFGGLSPDSTIYSKIRDYFARKQIRLFKKTIYYLFYNQIKKMNFRLYNNCGEENIYSPYSMLGLGMKEFEFKRSWPKQYHFAGACCETPLYYREKINKEKISDILEEKYKYKRKILVTLGTHLKWAKKTLTENIEKIAENFEDTLFVVTMGEKNREFDILAGKIKENMVITDYLPYTGHLDSFDYVIHHGGAGITYNCIKYKKPSLVVPQDYDQFDFAARIEYFETGIKAENINDTEDITQKLNILFNKEKWKKLEQLSEDFKKYQPYKILDSEIKRLFQEYGGGKK encoded by the coding sequence ATGGAAAAGAGGATAAGGGTTGACTTTTTAGCTCCGCCTTTTGAGGGACATTTGAATCCTCTGATTGAAATGGCTGAAAAATTAAAGGACAAATATGACATTAGATTTATAACAGGAAAAGATAAAAATGAGATAATAATAAACAGCGGATTTCAGGTAGAAAATATTTTGACAGAAGAAAATGAGGTTTTTGAGAGGCTTTCAAATACTGAAAAACAGGTAAAAACTAATTTTTTTGAGCTGAAAAAGCAATTTTTTGAAAACCTGAGACTTATACCCAAAGTTACTGATGAATTAAAAGAGCTTATGCGAAAGAATAAAACAGATATTATTGTGGCTGATTTTATTGTGGTTTCGTCGGTATTCTGTTCAAAAGAGCTGGGGATTCCATTTATTACAACTATGCCTACAAGCTTTGCACCGGAAAATAAAGACGGAACGCCTGCTTATTTTGGAGGACTCAGTCCTGATAGTACAATTTACAGTAAAATACGGGATTATTTCGCAAGAAAGCAGATCAGATTATTTAAGAAAACTATTTATTATTTATTTTATAATCAGATAAAGAAAATGAATTTCAGGCTTTATAATAACTGCGGAGAGGAAAACATTTACTCGCCTTATTCAATGCTGGGGCTGGGTATGAAAGAATTTGAATTTAAAAGGAGCTGGCCGAAACAGTATCATTTTGCCGGGGCATGCTGTGAGACACCGCTGTATTACAGGGAAAAAATAAATAAAGAAAAAATATCAGATATTTTGGAAGAAAAATATAAATATAAAAGAAAAATACTGGTAACTCTTGGAACGCATCTGAAATGGGCAAAAAAAACTCTTACAGAAAATATAGAGAAAATTGCAGAAAATTTTGAAGATACGCTTTTTGTGGTAACAATGGGAGAGAAAAACAGGGAGTTTGATATTTTAGCGGGAAAAATAAAAGAAAATATGGTGATAACTGACTATCTTCCGTATACCGGGCATTTGGACAGTTTTGATTATGTAATACATCACGGCGGAGCCGGAATAACATATAACTGTATAAAATATAAAAAACCTTCGCTTGTAGTTCCTCAGGATTATGATCAGTTTGACTTTGCTGCAAGAATCGAATATTTTGAAACAGGAATTAAGGCTGAAAATATTAATGATACAGAAGATATAACTCAAAAACTGAATATATTGTTTAATAAAGAAAAATGGAAAAAATTGGAACAATTATCGGAAGATTTTAAAAAATATCAGCCGTATAAAATTTTGGACAGTGAAATAAAAAGATTGTTTCAGGAATATGGAGGCGGAAAAAAATGA